The Armatimonadota bacterium DNA window TCGCCGCCGCCCGCGCCGAGGCCGACGAGATCCGGCGCGCCGCCGAGGCCGAGGCCCGGGAGGAGCTGGAGCGCCAGCGCGAGGCCGTGGAGGCGGAGGTGCGGACGGCCCGCGTGCGCGCCCAGTCCACGGCGCGGCTGCAGGCGCAGGCCCTGGTGCTGGCCGCCAAGGACGAGGCCCTGAACGCGGTCTTCTCTCGCGCGGCGGAGGCCCTGGAGGCGGTGGTCCGGGACCGGGCGCGCTACGCCCGGGTGCTGGACCACCTGGTCGCCGAGGGCCTGAACGACTTCCCCGACCCGGTGGTGGTGGAGGCGCACCCGGACGACCTCGAACCGGTGCGGGCGGCGGTGGCCCGCCTGCGGGCGGACACCGAGGTGCGGCCGGCGCCGGACGTGCGGGCCGGCGTCCGCCTGCGCGCGCCCGACGGCCGCTACGTCGTCCTCAACACCCTGCCCCAGCGGCTCGAGCGCGCGCGGCCGGCGCTGCTGGCGGAGGTGGCACGGGTCCTGTGGGGGTAGCGGGCGGCCGCGGCACGGCGGCGGCGGGCCGCTAGGCGCGCATGCCGGACTTCCCCTACATCAACGCCCGGGTGCGGGCCATGCGCGCCCGGCTGCTGGACAGCGGGCGCCTGGAGGAGCTGCTGGCCGCGCCCACCTTCGACGCCTTCCTCCAGGCCCTGGCCACCACGCCGTACGGCGCCGACCTCCAGGAGGCGCTCACCCGCCACCGCGGGCTGGCCGCCGTGGACGAGGCGCTGGCGCGCCACTTCCACGCCACCACCCAGCGCATCCTCGGCTTCGCCGACGGGCGGCCGCGGACGCTCATCGAGGCGTTTCTGCGGCGGTGGGACCTGGCCAACGTGCGGGCGGTGCTGCGGGGCAAGCACACGGGGCGGTCCCCGGAGGAGATCGCCGCCTCGCTGTGGCCCGCCGGCACGCTCGGCGAGGTGGCCCTGCGCGAGCTGGCCCGCCAGCCCGACATCCCGGCCGTGGTGGGCTCGCTGGAGGCCCTCGGCCACCCCTTCGCCATCCCCCTGGCGGAGGGGTTGGGCGCCTACGCGGAGACGCGGGACCTGCTGGCCCTGGAGCTGCGGCTGGACCGCTTCTACACCGGGCACGTCCTGCAGGTGGCGCGCGGCGGCGGCCACAACGAGACGGTGCTGCGGGAGCTCGTCCAGGCCGAGATCGACGCGCTCAACGTGAAGACCGCCCTCAAGCTGGCCCGCCTGGCCCCGGACGCGCCGGCGGAGCCGCGCGCGCCGGGGCAGGAGGCGGAGCGCCTGCGCTTCTTCATCCCCGGCGGGGCCCTCACCACCGAGGAGCTCTTCCTCCTGCTGAGCCACCCGGCCACCCTCGAGCAGGGGTGGCGGGCGCTGCGCGTGCGCGGCTTCCCCGTGGCCCGCCCCCCGGAGGATTTGACCGCCTTCGAAAAGACGCTCGACCAGCTCCTGGCCCGCGGGGCGGCACGCCTCTACCTGGGGGACCCCCTGGGCCTGGACGTCGTGGTGGGCTACCTGGCCCTCAAGTACAATGAGGTCGTGAACCTGCGGTTGATCGCCCGCAGCAAGGCCCTCGGTCTGCCCCGCGAGCTGGTCCGTCGCGAGATGGTGCTGGTGTAGATGGCGCGCGCCGCCGTCATCACCGACCCCGAGACCGCCACCGGCTTCCGCCTGGCCGGCGTGGAGGTGCGCGAGGCGGCCACGCCGCAGGAGGCACTGGAGCAGCTGCGCCAGCTCATCGCGCTGGACTACAGCCTCGTGGCGGTGAACGAGGACCTGCTGGCGGGGACGGAGGAGGAGCGGGCCCGGGTCCTGCGCGGCCGGGACCTGCCGGTGGTCGTGCCCGTGCCCGCCCCGCGCGCGCAGGTGGAGAGCGGGGAGGCCTACATCGCCCGCCTGGTGCGGGAGCACATCGGGTTCTACGTGAAGCTCCGCTAGCCCTAGCCTGGCGGGGCCGGACGGGAGGAGGACAG harbors:
- a CDS encoding V-type ATP synthase subunit E family protein, which codes for MAHELIALLEREAAAERERVLAAARAEADEIRRAAEAEAREELERQREAVEAEVRTARVRAQSTARLQAQALVLAAKDEALNAVFSRAAEALEAVVRDRARYARVLDHLVAEGLNDFPDPVVVEAHPDDLEPVRAAVARLRADTEVRPAPDVRAGVRLRAPDGRYVVLNTLPQRLERARPALLAEVARVLWG
- a CDS encoding V-type ATPase subunit; the encoded protein is MPDFPYINARVRAMRARLLDSGRLEELLAAPTFDAFLQALATTPYGADLQEALTRHRGLAAVDEALARHFHATTQRILGFADGRPRTLIEAFLRRWDLANVRAVLRGKHTGRSPEEIAASLWPAGTLGEVALRELARQPDIPAVVGSLEALGHPFAIPLAEGLGAYAETRDLLALELRLDRFYTGHVLQVARGGGHNETVLRELVQAEIDALNVKTALKLARLAPDAPAEPRAPGQEAERLRFFIPGGALTTEELFLLLSHPATLEQGWRALRVRGFPVARPPEDLTAFEKTLDQLLARGAARLYLGDPLGLDVVVGYLALKYNEVVNLRLIARSKALGLPRELVRREMVLV
- a CDS encoding V-type ATP synthase subunit F — encoded protein: MARAAVITDPETATGFRLAGVEVREAATPQEALEQLRQLIALDYSLVAVNEDLLAGTEEERARVLRGRDLPVVVPVPAPRAQVESGEAYIARLVREHIGFYVKLR